From the Malaclemys terrapin pileata isolate rMalTer1 chromosome 11, rMalTer1.hap1, whole genome shotgun sequence genome, the window CGCGGGGTGGGGCCGCAcgctcccagctccccgcccgAGGGCGCGCACAGCCCGGCGGCAGCGGCGCTGCCGGTGGATGCGCCGGGCGGTCGCTCTGATCGATGCGCTCCGCGTCGCTTCCCTGCCCCCGAGCGCCATTTTGGCCGCGGGGGCCGGAGGGAGAGAGGCGGCTGCGGGGAGTGGTGCGGAGCGAGACCCGCCCAGGTACGAGAAGCCCCGGGCGGGCTGGCGCCCTTCGTCCTCTGTCTCCGGGGCGCGGCAACCTCATCGCGCCTCTGAACCCCCGCGGTGCCTGGCCTGCGGCGCCCTCCCGCTCGGGGAAGCCTGGCCCCCGCgctcccctggcccccagccacAGGACCCGACCCCGTCCCGTTGGGCAGGCCCAGCGCCCGGGCGGCTCTAACAGCCCCTGTTCCGCGGTAAATGTCCCGAGCCACCGGGTAGCCCCGCCTGGGGAGAGCCCCTGATCCGCTTTCCTGGAGGCCCTCTGCCCCGACATCCTAATGTGATCTCGTGGGAGCGCCCCTTTCCCTCAGAAAAGCGGTTCCTGTGTATTGGCTCCCATGGAGACACAGGTCAGCAGCCAACAGGGGACGCACGGGTAGTTTGCCCTGTTAGTGATGACTCTGTTAGTATTAACATCGTGTGTGTGGCTGATCAATGCGGAGCGTCGGTGGCTGGTCAAGTCAAACTGTTAACGTCCCTGTGAGAAGCACCGCAGTGTCTAGGAAGAGTAGCCTGGTTCAATACCGTAACCACACAGAGCTCGTCTCTGGCCAGGTGCTCTGATTTAGAGGTAGGCGATGAGGCGACGGCCATTGTTTCTTTCAGTTCCAGAAGAGTAGGGTAGTACTAGTTGCCACTAACTTAATCTCGTGATATTTCACTGCCGTTAAGATCAGTATCCTGTGTTGTAATAAGCTTGGTAGCAGTGATGTTTTCTCTTCctaaaccaacaaaatagaataaATAGCACTTGTATGAATCTTGCTCCTTTGGTAGAAGTTTTCTGGACTTCTAAAGATGCCATAGAGCAGAAGGGGCATATtgagtgctttttttttaaacctagtctttatataaaatataaatatatgcacaagatggaaatatgatttaaataacaaaattaaaTCTTCATTATTTGGAAAGCctggaattaaaacaaacacacacaaaaaaccctgaACTTGTAGAGATCATTCAGGGCATCCATTATTAAAGTGACTAAACAGATAAATAAGTGACAACATATCCTATGAGTATTGGGGACTAATAGATACTAAACTGCAAAAGTATGCAATAGTTTCATGTGTGATCAAATATCTTTATAGTTTTTCCAAGTGTTTGTATTAATTAGACTGTCATTGTTTCAATTAATGCTGTAATAAAGAGGTCACTAAGCCAGTCTGCCTAAttgcagatttccattttctcaaaataactcTTTTGGCCACTAAAACAGTTCCTGCAATCCATTTCTTAATGGATTACCATTTCTAGTATAACCAACTCATCCAGGACCCCAAGAACACACAAGCTTGGAGAAGGAAAAATAGTGACACAGTTTTAGAGAGAGCACTGAGTATGGTATTCCAGAACACCTGCATTTTTGACAGGTGTAGAGGATGTGTGAAAGGTTGGCATGTGGCTATTGCATCTCCAACAGTTGTGAGTTGCCAACCTAGCCTTAAATAAATGTTCTAGAGTCCAGTTGTACCTGTTTAATATCTTATTCTGGAAGAATCATATGGATGAAAAACTTGAAGTATCTTTCACATTAAGCCACATATCCTCCCAGGTTTCTGTTGTGATAGTAAGACTAAGTTCCTTTTCCCATTTCTCTTTGAGACTGACTTCTCTACAATTTCTGTGCAtttatgtatcagttttgtgtAAATTCTGTTTTTTTGGTATGGATGTCCTGTGAATTTTCACTACAATTACATATTCAGCTGCCAAATCTCAAAGTAATATCTACTTGAGACACAAAATTTTGATCTGGTGTGAAACTCTTCCAAAGGAAAGGGATCTTAACCTTTTGACCTGAAGTTAGTCAAAAGGTCTTCCATCGAATAAGGGATGAGTCACTATGTACCCTTAACCTATGTGGATAAATTGAATTTATATTTGCAATGAAATATTCAGATAAGGTATTGATTTATATTCCAGTGTTGTGTCTAACAAAAGTCAGAACTGTATTACATTACATTTCATGTGTTAGGGTGTGTGAAAGCTCCCTATGTTTTTGTGAAAATATCCATGGACATTAAATGGAAAGAACTAAGAagggattattttttaattaagatgGAACTGCAGTACTCgacatttttttttgctgctattctgcttttctctttctttgctGCTAATTGGATTAAAGGCCGTTCTGGTTACTATGGCATCCCGTGAAGAGATTACTCTCTATGAAGATGAagtaaggtaaaaaaaaaaaaaaacccaaaacactcaCTGCAGTATAAACTGATCTGGAAAGATGTctgtaattttaaatttaatggtCGTTGGTGATCAGATCTATGGATGTGCAGATTATTCTCTTTAAACGAATAGTGCACCATaatatgtgcatgcacacacatatcaGATATTCcctaagccagtggttttcaaccttttttcatttcaaaaaatttcaaagggaagtgtggacccctttggaaatcttagactgaggcctggtccccactaagtccccacttcgtactaaggtacgcaaattcagctacgttaataacgtagctgaattcgaagtaccttagtccgaacttaccgcggtccagacgaggcaggaagtctcccccagtcgatgccgcgtaGAAAATCACTGACCTAACTgcagttttttttaactttagtcACATTTTTTGTGTTATATTTATTAAACAAACTGTTAAGGTTGAGTTTAATAGTCTAGAAAAGATTTACAGTTTTACCACAAATGGTTATATAAATTCTCTGAAATGTAAAAACCTAAAATGATTTGTAATGGGTCACTCAATTTTTACTATATGTTAGAAGATGCCAGCAAACAAGATAATTTACTGATGAGCCTGAGGAATTAGGTAGTTTTGTAACTAGTATTCTTCTGTAGTTAGAAGTTTTAGCACTTACATGGATGTATATGTATATAGTATTTGTCAACGTAAAACTATATGTTTGCCTATTTCTGTTCTAATTTTTGAGGTCAACATAATTTCATTGTGTGCTTCTtaatttgtttcaattttaaacttttttgctATATTTGATTGTGgatgagaaagtaaataaataaataaaagctaaaCCAATCTTTCCTACAGCTAAGTCAGTTCTTGATCAGGATTATTTTTAATTAGTTAAAGCTTACGTAACCTGAAGTAATAAAACTTTGAACAAAATATACTGCACATTAATAGAAGAATTAGAAGTCTTTAAAATTGTTATTCCCTCAGGTCTCGCTACGGCTACCTGGAGAAGATGACAGATCTGGTGGCTGTTTGGGAGGTTGCTTTAAGTGATGGTGTTCACAAGATTGAATTTGAACATGGAACTACATCAGGAAAACGTGTTGTATATGTAGATGGAAAggtaaaatgaacatgtgcaaaACACTCAATACTTATGTAACTGTATCTTTATGTGTGAAAAGCACTATGACTAGTTAAACACAATAATAAATAGAACACAGGCTTTTTACCCTTGTAACAAAGTTAACTGAGTAATACTTAAAAGGAAGGAATGTATTTCAGGCTGCAATATTGTACCCTGGGTTTGCAATTCTCATCTCCCAGATATTATTCCTTTGGCACAGCATGGCTGATAGCTTGCTGCCTTATTGGGAAATAGTAGTTCTACTTGCATTACACGTGAGAATCATTAGTATGGCTTCTGGCATCTAGTGTTCAGTACTAACCTTAGACTCTACCAATATCTGATGTCATTCCCTGGTAGTGCTTCTTCAGTCTCTTATTGATCTCTTCACAATATAAGAAGGGCAGGGCGCTATCCACTTTGCtgtcctttctttctctctctctctctctctctccttgtttgTCTTGCAGCAGTGGTAATTAATAGGCAGACTGCGGGCCAAATCCgaactgccagatgcttttgaatagaccctgaaatttttttatttctttattattttctctggagtctagatcttgaccaagaaatttggaccttgacaaaaaaatagaCTGCCCCTGTCTTACAGTATGAGTTTgtagaaatacacctctaccccgatagaacgccaaaaatccctactgtgttatagctgaaaccccgttatatcggggtaggggcggccgggctccagaggtgatttaaagagctccgggctctggccgctgcggggagcccaggccctttaaatcaccggcgagccccactgctgcagccccagggtagcggcagcagggctccagcggtgatttaaagggcctgaaccctttaaagcgctgcccgagccccgctgccgcagccccggggtagcggcggcagggctccggcagtgatttaaagaggtccgggctccggccgctgcggggagcctgggccctttaaattgccagcaaGCCTCGCTGCCGCAGCCCCAGGGTAGCCGCGgtagggctccagcagtgatttaaagggcccggggctccccgcagcagccagagccccggaccctttaaagcgctgccggagccccgctgctaccGCGCTATACGCGAACCCGTGTTATAGCGGGTCGTGTTATAGCGGGGTGAGGTGTACTAATAGGGATTGATGTCTGATACCTGCCATGCACTCTCACATGCTACAGCTCAGATCCTACACAGAAATGCGCACAAATGCATCCTTGTGTTTACAGAGAACCCCACTGACGTTAATGAGACTGCATATCTCACTACAGGTCCTGGATCTGATACCGTGACAATAGTTTGCACCAGTTCCTCCATCTGCTACTTGGCTTGATATTTTCTGTAACGAGAcaaaaatatttgactttttATTAACAcccattttcctctttttaattattttattcttcAGGAAGAAATAAGAAAAGAGTGGATGTTTAAACTAGTGGGTAAAGAAACATTTACAGTTGGAACAGCCAAAACAAAGGCTACCATTAACATTGATGCAGTCAGTGGTTTTGCATATGAGTATACCTTGGAGATCAATGGGAAAAGCCTCAAGAAGTACATGGAGAACCGGTCAAAAACAACAAATACCTGGGTATTAAGCTTGGATGGTGTGGATTGTAGAGTTGTGTTAGGTGAGTTAATATTGAGTCAGTTCTCATCACTGTGCTTTTTATATAATCTTGTATGCCTTTTTTAGGACTTAGGAACtcttggttcaagtccctgctttacCACAAATTTCCTATGTGACCTCTGTCAAGTCACTTGgggaaaattttcagaagtatttaGAACCTACTTTTGCATATGCGTCTTTATCTCCCAATGGGGAATAACTCTTAACTGAAGGTAGTAACCATGTTACCCTAAGGCTTGgcctacactaaacccccaaatcgaactaaggtacgcaacttcagctacgtgaataacgtagctgaagtcgacgtaccttagttcgaacttaccgccgtccagacccggcaggcaggctcccccgtcgactccgcgtactcctcgcggcgagcaggattactggagtcgacggggagcacttctgagttcgatttatcgcgtccagacaagacgcgataaatcgaacccagaagttcgattgcctgccgccgaaccagcgcggtaagtatagacaagccctaagtttgtCTTGTTTAATGTGACCATTTAAACAGCTAGCCTAATTCTAAAATGTCTCTTTTGATAAGCATTACCTCTTCCTATAGTTGAATTGTGTCTTTGAGCTTATTTTAATTAATACAGGAAATTTTTTGGATCAAAGATGTTTATTTATATTTGCATTTTAGCTTgatatttacataaataaataaccctTCCCCCCAAATTTTAGTACCAGGTAGAGGGCTCACATTAGGGACTTGATCCTTAtactcattgaaatcagtggcaaaactctcaatTCATTAATGATGCAGGGTCAGGACTAGGAGAGGAGAGGCCTGGAGACATGTTTTCTTCTAGAGGCTCAAGGATAGAATGACTGATAGTACCAAAAGCTGTACTAAGATCAAGTAGTATGAAA encodes:
- the FAIM gene encoding fas apoptotic inhibitory molecule 1 isoform X1, coding for MRRAVALIDALRVASLPPSAILAAGAGGREAAAGSGAERDPPRSRYGYLEKMTDLVAVWEVALSDGVHKIEFEHGTTSGKRVVYVDGKEEIRKEWMFKLVGKETFTVGTAKTKATINIDAVSGFAYEYTLEINGKSLKKYMENRSKTTNTWVLSLDGVDCRVVLEKDTMDVWCNGKKMETAGEFVEDGTETHFSVGDHDCCIKAVSSGKRREGIIHTLIVDDREIPEVLE
- the FAIM gene encoding fas apoptotic inhibitory molecule 1 isoform X2 — translated: MASREEITLYEDEVRSRYGYLEKMTDLVAVWEVALSDGVHKIEFEHGTTSGKRVVYVDGKEEIRKEWMFKLVGKETFTVGTAKTKATINIDAVSGFAYEYTLEINGKSLKKYMENRSKTTNTWVLSLDGVDCRVVLEKDTMDVWCNGKKMETAGEFVEDGTETHFSVGDHDCCIKAVSSGKRREGIIHTLIVDDREIPEVLE